From the genome of Nasonia vitripennis strain AsymCx chromosome 1, Nvit_psr_1.1, whole genome shotgun sequence, one region includes:
- the LOC100121788 gene encoding adenosylhomocysteinase-like 1 isoform X8, whose amino-acid sequence MEAKSSALKKAGRYRSRSLSASSTDSYSSGSSSEEDDVSPREKIQKTEKGFTDFCVRNIDQHAFGRREIEIAEQEMPGIMALRKRAKDDKPLKNAKIVGCTHINAQTAVLVETLVELGAQVRWAACNIYSTQNEVAAALAHEGYPVYAWRAETEEDFWWCIDKCINAENWQPNMILDDGGDATHLMLKKYNAMFKMIKGIVEESVTGVHRLYQLSKANKLSVPAMNVNDSVTKTKFDNLYSCRESIIDSLKRSTDVMFGGKQVVICGYGEVGKGCCQALKGLGCIVYITEIDPICALQASMDGFRVVKLNEVIRNVDIVITATGNKNVVTREHMDKMKNGCVVCNMGHSNTEIDINSLRTSDLTWEKVRSQVDHVIWPDGKRIVLLAEGRLVNLSCSSIPSFVVSITAATQALALIELFNAPQGRYKSDVYLLPKKMDEYVASLHLPTFDAHLTELTDEQAKYMGLNKAGPFKPNYYRY is encoded by the exons GAAGCAGCAGCGAGGAGGACGACGTCTCGCCGCGCGAGAAGATCCAGAAGACGGAGAAGGGCTTCACGGATTTCTGCGTCAGGAACATCGATCAGCATGCCTTCGGCAGGAGGGAGATCGAGATCGCCGAGCAGGAGATGCCCGGCATCATGGCGCTGCGCAAACGCGCTAAGGACGACAag CCGCTGAAGAACGCGAAGATCGTGGGCTGCACGCACATAAACGCCCAGACTGCGGTCCTGGTGGAGACGCTGGTCGAGCTCGGAGCCCAGGTGCGATGGGCCGCGTGCAACATCTACTCGACGCAGAACGAGGTGGCCGCGGCCTTGGCCCACGAGGGCTACCCGGTTTACGCCTGGCGCGCCGAGACCGAGGAGGACTTCTGGTGGTGCATCGACAAGTGCATCAACGCCGAGAACTGGCAGCCGAACATGATACtcgacgacggcggcgacgCCACGCACCTCATGCTCAAGAAGTACAACGCCATGTTCAAGATGATCAAAG GTATCGTCGAGGAGAGCGTAACAGGTGTGCACCGGCTGTACCAGCTGTCCAAGGCGAACAAGCTCTCGGTGCCAGCGATGAACGTCAACGACAGCGTCACCAAGACCAAATTCGATAATCTCTACAGCTGCCGCGAGAGCATTATCGACAG TCTGAAGAGGTCAACCGATGTGATGTTCGGTGGTAAGCAGGTCGTCATCTGCGGCTACGGCGAGGTCGGCAAGGGTTGCTGCCAGGCGCTCAAGGGCCTCGGCTGCATCGTCTACATCACCGAGATCGATCCGATTTGCGCCCTTCAGGCAAG TATGGACGGCTTTAGAGTGGTTAAGCTGAACGAAGTCATACGGAACGTCGACATCGTCATCACCGCCACCGGTAACAAGAACGTCGTGACGCGCGAACACATGGACAAGATGAAGAACGGCTGCGTTGTGTGCAATATGGGACACAGCAATACGGAAATTGATATT AATAGCTTACGCACGTCAGACTTGACATGGGAGAAGGTCCGCTCGCAGGTGGATCACGTAATCTGGCCGGATGGCAAGCGAATCGTCCTCCTGGCCGAGGGCCGTTTAGTCAATCTCTCGTGTTCCAGTATTCCGTCCTTCGTAGTTTCCATTACGGCTGCGACCCAGGCACTCGCTCTCATCGAACTGTTTAACGCTCCTCAAGGCCGCTACAAGAGCGACGTTTACTTACTGCCTAAAAAGATGG ATGAGTACGTCGCTTCACTGCATCTACCTACGTTCGATGCTCACTTGACGGAACTCACGGACGAACAGGCCAAGTACATGGGCTTGAATAAAGCCGGACCCTTCAAACCTAATTATTATCG CTACTAA